From the Flavimarina sp. Hel_I_48 genome, one window contains:
- a CDS encoding acyl-ACP desaturase, whose product MKLSNIRIEVMQTLEKSMDELLTKYLKPIEENWQPSDLLPDSTDPNFMEEVKEIQELAREMDYDLFTVLVGDTITEEALPTYESWLMSVQGIDQEQANGWSKWIRGWTAEENRHGDLLNRYLYLSGRVNMRQMEVSTQFLISDGFDIGTGYDPYKNFVYTSFQELATNVSHRRVGTYSRKAGNKKLAKICNTIAGDEARHATAYMEFVRRIFEIDPSEMMLAFEDMMRKKIVMPAMFLRESGQSIGGLWEDFSDAAQRTMVYTTHDYINILKSLIDDWNIDKFRDLNDSAENARDYLMALPQRLERISQRISVPERDHNFKWLNS is encoded by the coding sequence ATGAAACTATCAAATATAAGAATTGAGGTTATGCAGACGCTCGAGAAGTCTATGGACGAGCTTTTGACAAAATACCTCAAGCCTATTGAAGAAAACTGGCAGCCGTCAGACTTACTTCCTGACTCCACAGATCCTAATTTTATGGAAGAAGTGAAGGAAATACAGGAACTTGCAAGGGAAATGGACTATGATCTTTTTACTGTTCTTGTGGGTGATACTATTACCGAAGAAGCGCTTCCTACTTATGAATCCTGGCTTATGAGCGTACAGGGTATTGATCAGGAACAGGCCAATGGCTGGTCAAAATGGATACGCGGTTGGACTGCAGAAGAAAACCGTCATGGTGACCTGCTTAATCGCTATTTATACCTATCCGGTCGCGTTAACATGCGTCAAATGGAAGTGAGCACACAATTTCTTATCAGTGATGGTTTTGATATAGGTACAGGCTACGATCCTTACAAAAACTTTGTTTATACCAGCTTCCAGGAGTTGGCCACAAATGTTTCCCACCGCAGGGTAGGAACCTATTCCAGAAAAGCAGGGAATAAGAAACTTGCTAAAATATGTAATACGATTGCAGGAGACGAAGCCAGGCACGCAACAGCCTATATGGAGTTTGTTCGCCGTATTTTTGAAATTGACCCCAGTGAGATGATGCTTGCTTTTGAAGATATGATGCGCAAGAAAATTGTCATGCCGGCAATGTTCCTTAGGGAATCTGGTCAAAGTATAGGTGGCCTGTGGGAAGATTTCTCTGATGCTGCACAGCGCACCATGGTTTACACCACGCATGATTATATCAATATCCTTAAATCACTTATTGATGACTGGAATATCGATAAATTTAGGGATTTAAACGATTCCGCGGAAAATGCACGGGACTATTTAATGGCATTGCCCCAACGTCTAGAGCGCATCTCCCAACGTATTTCTGTACCGGAGCGCGATCATAATTTCAAATGGCTTAATAGCTAG
- a CDS encoding 3-oxoacyl-ACP synthase III family protein has product MYNSKIAGLGAYVPENIVTNDDLAKRMDTNDAWIQERTGIKERRHIEKGDGNSTATMGAKAAKIALERAKIDAADIDLIVFATLSPDYYFPGCGVQVQELLDMPTVPALDVRNQCTGFIYALSTADQFIKTGMYKNVLVIGSENHSGGLDFTTRGRNVSVIFGDGAGAAVLTREEDNSKGILSTHLHSEGKHALELALRGPSTMEWVPEIMEKDPQEDIPYYPYMNGQFVFKNAVQRFAEVVNEGLEKNGLTAKDIDMLIPHQANLRISQFVQKQFKLSDDQIYNNIERYGNTTAASIPIALTEAWEKGKIKEGDNLILAAFGSGFTWGSAVIKW; this is encoded by the coding sequence ATGTACAATTCAAAAATTGCCGGCCTGGGTGCTTACGTACCAGAAAATATAGTGACTAACGATGATCTTGCGAAACGAATGGATACCAATGATGCGTGGATTCAGGAGCGTACAGGTATCAAAGAACGTCGACATATTGAGAAGGGTGACGGCAACAGTACGGCAACAATGGGTGCAAAAGCCGCAAAAATTGCTTTGGAAAGGGCAAAAATTGATGCTGCGGACATTGATTTGATCGTTTTTGCCACATTAAGTCCAGATTATTACTTTCCTGGTTGTGGGGTTCAAGTGCAGGAATTGCTTGATATGCCCACAGTGCCCGCGCTTGATGTACGCAATCAGTGTACGGGCTTTATCTATGCGCTTTCTACTGCAGATCAATTTATAAAAACCGGTATGTACAAAAACGTACTGGTCATAGGTTCTGAAAACCATAGCGGCGGTCTTGATTTTACGACCCGTGGCCGTAATGTATCGGTCATTTTTGGAGATGGTGCGGGTGCAGCAGTGCTTACACGTGAAGAAGATAATTCTAAAGGCATATTGTCCACCCATTTGCACAGTGAGGGCAAGCATGCATTAGAACTCGCATTGCGGGGTCCAAGTACAATGGAATGGGTGCCAGAGATCATGGAAAAAGATCCACAGGAAGATATTCCCTATTATCCCTACATGAATGGGCAATTTGTCTTTAAAAATGCGGTACAGCGCTTTGCGGAAGTAGTAAATGAAGGACTTGAGAAAAACGGACTCACCGCAAAAGATATCGATATGTTGATCCCGCACCAGGCGAACCTGCGTATTTCCCAGTTTGTACAGAAGCAGTTTAAGTTGAGCGATGATCAGATCTACAATAACATTGAGCGCTATGGAAATACCACTGCTGCGTCAATTCCCATCGCGCTCACCGAAGCCTGGGAAAAAGGGAAGATTAAAGAAGGTGATAATTTAATCCTGGCGGCTTTTGGAAGTGGATTTACCTGGGGAAGTGCGGTA